The proteins below come from a single Gimesia alba genomic window:
- a CDS encoding FAD-dependent oxidoreductase: protein MKNKIALLICFFCFFSEREIQAELPQKTTDLLIVGGTESGWAAAIQAARLGVKSVTLVLDGTWLGGQYTEQALACVDENKGPGKVGWGVDWHPMKRSFHRSGLFKELMDRIEAFNTEKYGSPMPGRPFHGPSTFRPAEAEAIFREMLQPYIESGQVRLITGHYPVKADLKQNESRQQLTGLWFAPVGSETPDLHITARLTIDASDWGDVIQVSGADFEVGADPRSRYNEPSAPVNTDDYPANEMNPITWAMIVEEADKDTPIPKPERYDDRNFVRTSKLSLAEMKHLKWDRPARLGSILHWPDAGKASPRQLSIFTVRRIVDGYTSQDHKTSILLNYMLGQDYPLERLPKHVVDALEATEPGASTKNIVRMNRRQRQIIFDDAKRHSLCLFYHLQNFVHEHAPDKTNSFRHFQLSKEFGTADQLPPKPYIRESLRLKAMYMMREQDGRNMDGPTKKFARERFARVMYPDGLFAWQFHYDFHRTGRAYLKSEGNSGPWIDFEKPGRNTKLVSDRSVFPLRSLVPVDMDGLLGAQKNVGYSSIVSAAIRLHDQCVTLGQAAGATAAVSLQQNIAPRDIPYNRERLEQVRHALCGAADEGVAVLIWPYRDLAPSHPAFVAINRLAARGIIPMDIRKIDFQPDAPATTEWRHKTRQLAYQTVQVANLPIFPEEGLSRGEYCQRLWDSLKALPIRPYSRVNREDADGDGIPDIDDPSLFTPGEPIQWKKKIASKDQDGLLDKATSKKARRINFAGKKTAPLTDFEADHGHVYDAKRGYGWRRDLSQNHRQRNKVPETYRDTFVFTRDHDTWECEVPNGTWLVTVCVGDSGHEQIGQWVTVEGKQIVKDAATIDGFFLEQSANVTVTDQRLTIEIGKPDSGTNTCLNWVTFEPAPQKK from the coding sequence ATGAAAAATAAGATCGCGCTCCTGATCTGTTTTTTTTGTTTTTTTTCGGAAAGAGAAATTCAAGCAGAACTGCCACAGAAAACGACCGACCTGTTAATCGTTGGAGGGACTGAATCAGGTTGGGCCGCTGCAATTCAGGCAGCACGATTGGGAGTGAAATCGGTCACGCTTGTCCTGGATGGGACGTGGCTGGGCGGACAATATACCGAACAAGCTTTGGCCTGCGTTGATGAAAACAAAGGCCCCGGCAAAGTTGGCTGGGGAGTCGACTGGCATCCGATGAAGCGTTCGTTTCATCGAAGTGGCCTGTTTAAAGAATTGATGGATCGCATCGAAGCCTTCAATACTGAAAAGTATGGCTCCCCAATGCCCGGACGCCCATTTCATGGTCCGTCTACCTTTCGTCCGGCTGAAGCAGAGGCGATCTTCCGGGAAATGCTCCAACCCTATATTGAGAGTGGCCAAGTGCGACTGATCACCGGACATTATCCGGTAAAAGCTGACTTGAAACAAAATGAGTCAAGGCAGCAACTCACGGGACTCTGGTTTGCCCCCGTCGGTTCAGAAACGCCTGATCTACACATTACCGCGAGACTGACCATCGATGCGTCGGACTGGGGAGACGTGATCCAGGTTTCAGGGGCAGATTTTGAAGTCGGAGCCGATCCGCGTTCGCGTTACAACGAACCGAGTGCCCCGGTGAATACTGATGACTACCCTGCCAATGAAATGAATCCGATCACGTGGGCGATGATCGTTGAAGAAGCCGACAAAGACACGCCGATTCCGAAACCGGAACGCTATGATGATCGCAATTTTGTGCGGACCTCGAAACTGAGCCTGGCTGAGATGAAACATTTAAAATGGGATCGACCGGCGAGACTGGGATCGATTCTGCATTGGCCAGACGCAGGAAAAGCATCACCTCGACAGCTTTCGATTTTTACAGTTCGTCGAATTGTAGATGGCTATACCAGTCAAGATCACAAAACCAGCATCCTGTTGAATTATATGCTGGGCCAGGATTACCCGCTCGAACGGCTGCCAAAACATGTGGTCGACGCACTGGAAGCAACCGAACCCGGAGCATCTACAAAAAATATTGTGCGAATGAACCGTCGTCAGCGGCAGATCATTTTTGACGATGCCAAACGACATTCGTTATGTCTGTTCTATCATCTACAGAATTTCGTACACGAACATGCCCCCGATAAAACAAACAGTTTCAGACACTTCCAGTTGAGTAAAGAATTTGGCACTGCAGATCAGCTGCCTCCTAAACCCTATATTCGTGAGTCATTGCGTCTGAAAGCCATGTATATGATGCGCGAGCAGGATGGCCGGAACATGGATGGTCCTACCAAGAAATTCGCCCGTGAACGATTTGCACGGGTCATGTATCCTGATGGATTATTCGCCTGGCAGTTCCATTATGATTTCCACCGTACCGGACGTGCCTACTTGAAGTCGGAAGGGAATTCAGGTCCCTGGATTGATTTTGAAAAACCGGGACGAAATACCAAACTGGTCAGCGACCGTTCCGTATTTCCGCTACGCAGCCTGGTTCCTGTCGACATGGATGGCCTGCTGGGCGCTCAGAAAAATGTGGGGTACAGCAGTATTGTAAGCGCGGCAATTCGTCTGCATGATCAATGCGTCACACTCGGACAAGCAGCAGGCGCAACGGCAGCGGTTTCTTTACAACAGAACATCGCCCCCCGCGACATCCCCTACAATCGTGAACGACTGGAACAGGTTCGCCATGCATTGTGCGGTGCAGCAGACGAGGGAGTGGCAGTCCTGATCTGGCCTTATCGTGATTTAGCACCTTCGCATCCGGCCTTTGTTGCCATCAACCGACTGGCGGCCCGCGGCATTATACCAATGGATATCCGCAAGATTGATTTTCAACCCGATGCCCCCGCGACAACGGAATGGCGACACAAAACTCGGCAACTCGCTTATCAAACAGTCCAAGTTGCCAACCTGCCGATCTTCCCGGAAGAGGGGCTCAGTCGAGGAGAGTACTGCCAACGCTTGTGGGATTCGCTGAAGGCATTGCCCATACGCCCCTATTCTCGAGTGAACCGCGAAGATGCTGACGGAGACGGGATCCCGGACATCGATGACCCCAGTCTGTTTACTCCGGGTGAACCAATTCAATGGAAGAAAAAAATAGCATCCAAAGACCAGGATGGGCTATTGGATAAAGCCACTTCAAAGAAAGCCCGACGCATCAATTTCGCAGGAAAGAAGACGGCCCCTCTCACAGATTTTGAAGCGGACCATGGTCATGTCTATGACGCCAAACGGGGATATGGATGGCGCCGGGATCTCAGTCAAAATCATCGACAACGAAATAAAGTCCCCGAGACCTATCGTGATACCTTTGTATTTACCCGAGACCACGATACCTGGGAATGCGAAGTTCCAAACGGTACATGGCTCGTGACTGTCTGTGTGGGAGACTCAGGGCACGAACAAATCGGACAATGGGTCACCGTCGAGGGAAAACAAATTGTAAAAGACGCAGCCACGATAGACGGCTTTTTCCTGGAACAGTCAGCCAATGTAACCGTCACAGACCAGCGATTGACCATTGAGATTGGTAAGCCTGATTCCGGAACGAATACCTGTCTGAACTGGGTCACATTTGAGCCTGCCCCTCAAAAGAAATGA